In the genome of Candidatus Phytoplasma solani, the window ATTTTTTCTTAATGACTATTGGCATTTGGTATTTCTCCTATTTTTTTTATTATTTGTTTTGTGTTGAAGTTGGAATTTTTAGCTTCCATCGCTTTTAAAACAATTTGAGGACCTAGATTTTTTCTTTTTAAAAATTCCTGATAACCCTTTTCTACTTGATGAAAGTAAGCTAAGGAACTAGTTTCAATAACATCTAATTGGTGGTTGTTTTGATTTAATTTACGTTTTAAACCTATTTGGGGGTGAATTTTTAGATAAACGGTGATATCAGGTTTAATGAATAATTTAGTTAAATTGTTAAAAAGATAATATTTTTTATCAATTTGATTAGGATATACACGATATGCAAAATTAGAGCCTAACCAACGATCAACTAAAATAATTTTAGGGGTTTTTAAGTGGGGTTTGATGCGTTCTTCTTGGGTTTGAATCATGTTGGCAAAACTTAAAAAATATCTAGTTAAATTGTGTAATT includes:
- the tmk gene encoding dTMP kinase; this encodes MKLIIFEGLDGSGKTSLIKSVKRELKKQGKEVIVIRGLGSSTIGNSIRETFLTHNKLHNLTRYFLSFANMIQTQEERIKPHLKTPKIILVDRWLGSNFAYRVYPNQIDKKYYLFNNLTKLFIKPDITVYLKIHPQIGLKRKLNQNNHQLDVIETSSLAYFHQVEKGYQEFLKRKNLGPQIVLKAMEAKNSNFNTKQIIKKIGEIPNANSH